Proteins encoded by one window of Mycoplasma capricolum subsp. capricolum ATCC 27343:
- a CDS encoding HAD-IC family P-type ATPase, whose amino-acid sequence MFNKKKDNSKKSLEYKKQDYVIKIANANLNELDSFLGTKIGLNSKTREDNILKFGTNQIVVKKFLIFKKIFESLVEPFNLLLWFIGILEFIIYFLFQKNWITLISALIIIFMIFLASVVDFIQEYKAYKLNLKLTKIIENDVFIVNQEINDFNSLNYQSIKTNLIKEKQSQLTIGDVVYLTKGDIVPSDCRIIWAENLYLDESTLTGESKAIKKQINNNNISFLELQNILYKETLIVSGNCLAVIININKDNYSNSLIDLITDDFVTDYEKGINKVTKILIYLISVLVFIITFISLLKSGISNWTSSLVFGLSIAVSLTPEALPAIISSNLKLASKRLSKNKVVIKKLSVMQNIGSVNVLTTDKTGTLTLDKINIHTYLDINNHKNKLLKDYFFYNAYFQNNLFDNIDKAIVNEFKNDLNNIKFIDQLSFDHNFRISSALIKLDQSNLLITKGNLEEILEITSFININNQIISLDEQYKNKIINQANSYTKKGYKVLILSYKHSDVIDNKDLIYLGMIVLNDLIRDNVKQVIKTFKDYNIDIKVLSGDSLYTCKNVCKQVGIDTNSSLIGKELNKLDQNDLKNISQSVNIFYKLSPLDKAKVIDSLMNENVVAFLGDGVNDAIGLKKADVGISVNNASSLAKQSADVILLEKDLNALEHAFIIGRKTFSNDIKYIKITVASNFGILLTLLLATIFFKFEVMSPIQLLIQNLIFDFANLIFVFDNVDESTIKKPQKWNIKSIIPFAIFNGLTQTIISFTNFMILYFGFKINGSDKHSIELFQTCYFIECILTHIMIILVLRTQKVSFFKSLASSQMLVGMLFFSIFPFLIAFISSNFSNSLGFNVMVGNLNNINLSWWFLVLLSLEILAWIIGELIKKLYLKIFKNWL is encoded by the coding sequence ATGTTTAACAAGAAAAAAGACAATTCTAAAAAATCTTTAGAGTATAAAAAACAAGATTATGTAATTAAAATAGCTAATGCTAATCTTAATGAATTAGATAGCTTTTTAGGTACAAAAATAGGTTTAAATAGTAAAACTAGAGAAGATAATATTTTAAAATTTGGAACTAATCAAATTGTTGTTAAAAAATTTTTAATATTTAAAAAAATATTTGAGAGTTTAGTTGAACCTTTTAATTTGTTATTGTGATTTATTGGAATTTTAGAATTTATTATTTACTTTTTATTTCAAAAAAACTGAATTACTTTAATTTCTGCTTTAATAATAATTTTTATGATTTTTTTAGCTTCTGTTGTTGATTTTATTCAAGAATATAAAGCTTATAAACTTAATTTAAAATTAACTAAAATAATAGAAAATGATGTTTTTATAGTTAATCAAGAAATAAATGACTTTAATTCATTAAATTATCAAAGTATTAAAACTAATCTTATAAAAGAAAAACAATCACAACTAACAATAGGAGATGTTGTTTATTTAACAAAAGGAGATATTGTTCCTAGTGATTGTAGAATAATTTGAGCTGAAAATCTTTATTTAGATGAATCGACTTTAACTGGTGAATCTAAAGCTATTAAAAAGCAAATTAATAACAATAATATTTCTTTTTTAGAATTACAAAATATTTTATATAAAGAAACTTTGATAGTTTCTGGAAATTGTTTAGCTGTGATAATTAATATTAATAAAGATAATTATTCTAATTCATTAATAGATTTAATAACAGATGATTTTGTTACTGATTATGAAAAAGGAATTAATAAAGTTACTAAAATTTTAATTTATTTAATCTCTGTTCTAGTATTTATTATTACTTTTATTTCTTTATTAAAAAGTGGAATTAGTAATTGAACTTCAAGTTTAGTATTTGGTTTGTCAATAGCTGTTTCACTAACCCCTGAAGCTTTACCTGCTATTATTTCTTCTAATTTAAAACTAGCATCAAAAAGATTGTCTAAAAATAAAGTTGTTATTAAAAAACTATCTGTTATGCAAAATATTGGATCAGTTAATGTTTTAACAACTGATAAAACTGGAACTTTAACATTAGATAAAATCAATATTCACACTTATTTAGATATTAATAATCATAAAAATAAGTTATTAAAAGATTATTTTTTTTATAATGCTTATTTTCAAAATAATTTATTTGATAACATTGATAAAGCTATTGTTAATGAGTTTAAAAATGATTTAAACAATATTAAATTTATTGATCAATTAAGTTTTGATCATAACTTTAGAATTTCTTCAGCTTTAATTAAACTTGATCAATCTAATTTATTAATTACTAAAGGTAATTTAGAAGAAATTTTAGAAATTACTAGTTTTATTAATATAAATAATCAAATCATTAGTTTAGATGAACAATATAAAAATAAAATTATAAATCAAGCTAATAGTTATACTAAAAAGGGTTATAAAGTTTTAATTTTAAGTTATAAACACTCTGATGTTATTGATAACAAAGATTTAATTTATTTAGGAATGATAGTGTTAAATGACCTTATTAGAGATAATGTTAAACAAGTAATTAAAACTTTTAAAGATTATAATATTGACATTAAAGTACTAAGTGGAGATAGTTTATATACTTGTAAAAATGTATGTAAACAAGTTGGAATTGATACTAATAGTAGCTTAATAGGAAAAGAACTTAATAAATTAGATCAAAATGATTTAAAAAATATTAGTCAGTCAGTAAATATATTTTATAAATTATCTCCTCTAGATAAAGCTAAAGTAATAGATAGTTTAATGAATGAAAATGTTGTAGCTTTTTTAGGTGATGGAGTTAATGATGCAATTGGTTTAAAAAAAGCTGATGTAGGAATTTCAGTAAATAATGCTTCTAGTTTAGCAAAACAATCTGCTGATGTTATTTTATTAGAAAAAGATTTAAATGCCTTAGAGCACGCTTTTATTATTGGAAGAAAAACTTTTAGTAACGATATTAAATACATTAAAATTACAGTTGCTTCTAATTTTGGAATTTTGTTAACTTTACTATTAGCTACAATTTTTTTTAAATTTGAAGTAATGTCACCAATCCAGTTACTTATTCAAAATTTGATTTTTGATTTTGCGAACTTAATTTTTGTATTTGATAATGTTGATGAATCAACTATTAAAAAACCACAAAAATGAAATATTAAATCAATTATTCCTTTTGCTATATTTAATGGCTTAACTCAAACTATAATTAGTTTTACTAATTTTATGATTTTATATTTTGGTTTTAAAATAAATGGATCAGACAAACATTCAATAGAGTTGTTTCAAACTTGTTATTTTATTGAGTGTATATTAACTCACATTATGATTATTTTAGTTTTAAGAACACAAAAAGTATCATTTTTCAAATCATTAGCTTCTAGTCAAATGTTAGTTGGTATGTTATTTTTTAGTATTTTTCCATTTTTAATCGCTTTTATTAGTAGTAACTTTTCTAATAGCTTAGGGTTTAATGTAATGGTTGGTAATTTAAATAATATTAATTTATCTTGATGGTTTTTAGTTTTATTATCTTTAGAAATACTAGCTTGAATTATTGGTGAATTAATTAAAAAATTATATTTAAAGATTTTTAAAAATTGATTATAA
- a CDS encoding HU family DNA-binding protein, producing the protein MSKKPSSKYLLVARILLGLFFVAFITIFVLKLVNVNKTYGKIGADFMTVLTGFGVTLAKPVKWGAGLDEFCNIALITWIPLILIVSLIFYILYYKNLVKTIQVEDSTTKLDITIQTEGDVIVETETEEPDKKEEIMDVEQLPISEWEPMPEYKSVVEEKSMIESEPIAEPEPIAEPEPMSEPESMIEPKPIPEYKSVVEEKSMVDPEPIPESEPMVDPKSMIEPKPIPEPESMPEPKPVIETKSVMVPTPVEIKKTTEKSKPTKKRKKKKVYPQVTKGMLLEELYEDPEFVEMTKVSIKTIFDKAFIVASKNLAAGDHVVLAKFGKFETIEKEAQMKMNPSTQEEIEVPAHKVVKFKLSKSIKEKMNK; encoded by the coding sequence ATGTCAAAAAAACCATCAAGTAAATATCTACTTGTAGCTAGAATACTTTTAGGACTATTTTTCGTTGCTTTTATTACTATTTTTGTTTTAAAACTAGTTAATGTAAATAAGACATATGGAAAAATTGGTGCTGATTTTATGACAGTTTTAACTGGTTTTGGAGTAACATTAGCTAAACCAGTTAAATGAGGAGCTGGATTAGATGAGTTTTGTAATATTGCTTTAATTACTTGAATACCATTAATACTAATAGTTTCTCTGATTTTTTATATTTTGTATTACAAGAACTTAGTAAAAACTATTCAAGTTGAAGATTCAACAACTAAATTAGATATTACAATTCAAACTGAAGGTGATGTTATTGTTGAAACAGAAACTGAAGAACCTGATAAAAAAGAAGAAATTATGGATGTTGAACAATTACCAATATCTGAATGAGAACCAATGCCTGAGTATAAATCAGTAGTTGAAGAAAAGTCAATGATTGAATCAGAACCAATAGCTGAACCAGAACCAATAGCTGAACCAGAACCAATGTCTGAACCAGAATCAATGATTGAACCAAAACCAATACCTGAATATAAATCAGTAGTTGAAGAAAAGTCAATGGTTGATCCAGAACCAATACCTGAATCAGAGCCAATGGTTGATCCAAAATCAATGATTGAACCAAAACCAATACCTGAGCCAGAATCAATGCCTGAACCAAAACCAGTAATTGAAACTAAATCAGTTATGGTTCCTACTCCTGTTGAAATTAAAAAAACAACAGAAAAGTCAAAACCTACTAAAAAACGCAAAAAGAAAAAAGTTTATCCACAAGTTACAAAAGGTATGTTATTAGAAGAACTTTATGAAGACCCTGAGTTTGTAGAAATGACTAAAGTTTCAATTAAAACAATTTTTGATAAAGCCTTTATTGTAGCAAGCAAAAACTTAGCTGCAGGAGATCATGTTGTTCTTGCTAAATTTGGTAAATTTGAAACAATAGAAAAAGAAGCTCAAATGAAAATGAATCCTTCAACTCAAGAAGAAATTGAAGTTCCTGCACATAAAGTTGTTAAATTTAAATTATCTAAATCTATTAAAGAAAAAATGAATAAATAA
- a CDS encoding hexose phosphate transporter, with the protein MKTVEKWSQNNRMLYGTILWAFIGFGYLLFIANWAFAIGLAGGGIKDGVHSPGFLSYFQIENTASFQLIDKAANWAITFGRGIGSVVVAFLLVKFAHKKATLIACIMTLFGLPAIFMPGAKYGYVLFLILRTVMAIGGTMLTILFQPVAANFFTKKTKPIYSQIAIAFFPLGSIISLVPFVIAGDSASVDILRSNWRTIFLVMSLLYLIPLIAVFLLGTNFDVKKDSNEPKVNGFKVLKGYLKTKATYAWLLVFGGWLIVAVFPTSLSLVLFPWISGLQNESMGTQIRIWQILFLFAGTIGPVVIGLWSRFNLKRRWYIATLIGFGIILFIISIVVYKYGLAPNYNKQTKSLEGNYKGWLVLFYILGFLTGFCTWGIEAVILNLPHEYKDADPKTIGWMFSLIWGFGYMFFTLSLIIITSIPLIKSINQSTIAIIQLVLIVILGLMSFIGLLMLKEPKDDAKTFPSFKSKEKQVK; encoded by the coding sequence ATGAAAACTGTAGAAAAATGATCGCAAAATAATAGAATGCTTTATGGAACCATTCTATGAGCTTTTATTGGTTTTGGTTATTTATTATTTATTGCTAACTGAGCTTTTGCAATTGGTTTAGCTGGTGGAGGAATCAAAGATGGTGTTCATTCACCAGGGTTTTTATCTTATTTTCAAATTGAAAACACAGCTTCATTCCAATTAATAGATAAAGCTGCTAACTGAGCAATTACTTTTGGTAGAGGTATTGGTTCAGTTGTTGTTGCCTTTTTGTTAGTAAAATTTGCACATAAAAAAGCAACTTTAATTGCTTGTATAATGACCTTATTTGGTTTACCAGCAATTTTTATGCCAGGTGCAAAATATGGTTATGTATTGTTTTTAATTTTAAGAACAGTTATGGCTATTGGTGGAACAATGTTAACTATATTATTTCAACCAGTTGCTGCTAACTTCTTTACTAAAAAAACAAAGCCTATTTATTCTCAAATAGCAATCGCATTTTTCCCACTAGGTTCAATTATTTCTCTTGTTCCATTTGTTATTGCTGGAGATAGTGCAAGTGTTGATATATTAAGAAGTAATTGAAGAACAATCTTTTTAGTTATGTCATTACTTTATCTAATTCCATTAATTGCAGTATTTTTATTAGGAACTAATTTTGATGTTAAAAAAGATTCAAATGAACCTAAAGTTAATGGATTTAAAGTATTAAAAGGTTATTTAAAAACCAAAGCTACTTATGCTTGATTATTAGTTTTTGGTGGTTGATTAATTGTTGCTGTGTTTCCAACTTCATTAAGTTTAGTGTTATTTCCTTGAATTTCTGGCTTACAAAATGAATCAATGGGAACTCAAATAAGAATTTGACAAATATTATTTTTATTTGCAGGAACTATTGGTCCAGTTGTAATTGGATTATGATCAAGATTTAATTTAAAAAGAAGATGATATATAGCAACACTTATAGGATTTGGAATTATATTATTTATAATCTCAATTGTTGTTTATAAATATGGATTAGCTCCTAACTATAACAAACAAACTAAATCTTTAGAAGGTAATTACAAAGGTTGACTAGTATTATTCTACATTTTAGGATTTTTAACTGGATTTTGTACTTGAGGAATAGAAGCAGTTATTTTAAACTTACCTCATGAATATAAAGACGCAGATCCTAAAACTATTGGTTGAATGTTTAGTTTAATTTGAGGATTTGGATATATGTTCTTTACATTATCTCTAATTATCATTACTTCAATTCCTTTAATTAAATCAATTAACCAATCTACAATAGCAATTATTCAATTAGTACTAATAGTTATATTAGGATTAATGTCATTTATTGGGTTATTGATGTTAAAAGAACCAAAAGATGATGCAAAAACTTTTCCAAGTTTTAAATCTAAAGAAAAGCAAGTAAAATAG
- a CDS encoding aspartate--ammonia ligase — MYKSKLTIKQTQQAIQDIKFGLTKQLKQNLNLTRVSAPLFVTSESKINDGLNGDIPVEFTPKQWTEDLEIVHSLAKWKRYALDKYNFNIGEGIWADMNAIRKDDIVDYKHSLYVDQWDWELIISDDQRNFEFLKEVVIKIYDSIRYVEHKINFKYPELVDKLPKQLIFIDSLDLYNKYPNLTAEQREDEIVKEFKAVFIYKIGHNLPDNLPHSKRAFDYDDWNLNGDLIFYDRVNDKALEISSMGIRVNAKSLSEQIKILNKTNSDLGLYHDQVLNNKLPLTIGGGIGQSRLSMFLLEKAHIGEVQVSVWEKQYKEELKKQGITLL; from the coding sequence ATGTATAAATCAAAGCTAACTATTAAACAAACTCAACAAGCTATTCAAGATATTAAATTTGGTCTAACTAAACAATTAAAACAAAATTTAAATTTAACAAGAGTTTCAGCTCCACTTTTTGTAACTTCAGAGTCTAAAATTAATGATGGGTTAAATGGTGATATTCCAGTTGAATTTACTCCAAAACAATGAACTGAAGATTTAGAAATAGTTCACTCACTTGCAAAATGAAAAAGATATGCATTAGATAAATATAATTTTAATATTGGTGAAGGAATTTGAGCTGATATGAATGCTATTAGAAAAGATGATATTGTAGATTATAAGCATTCTTTATATGTTGATCAGTGAGATTGGGAATTAATTATAAGTGATGATCAAAGAAATTTTGAGTTTTTAAAAGAAGTAGTTATTAAAATTTATGACTCAATTAGATATGTTGAACATAAAATAAATTTTAAATACCCAGAATTAGTAGATAAATTACCAAAACAACTAATATTTATAGATTCATTAGATTTATATAATAAATATCCTAATTTAACTGCTGAACAAAGAGAAGATGAAATTGTAAAAGAATTTAAAGCAGTGTTTATTTATAAAATTGGACATAATTTACCAGATAATCTTCCACATTCTAAAAGAGCTTTTGATTATGATGATTGAAATTTAAATGGTGATTTAATTTTTTATGACAGAGTTAATGACAAAGCTTTAGAAATTAGTTCAATGGGAATTAGAGTTAATGCTAAAAGCTTAAGTGAACAAATTAAAATATTAAATAAAACAAATTCTGATTTAGGTTTATATCACGATCAAGTACTTAATAATAAATTACCTTTAACTATTGGTGGAGGAATTGGTCAAAGTAGGTTAAGCATGTTTTTATTAGAAAAAGCACATATTGGTGAAGTACAAGTAAGTGTGTGAGAAAAACAATATAAAGAAGAATTAAAAAAACAAGGAATAACTTTATTGTAA
- the rpsT gene encoding 30S ribosomal protein S20, translating to MANIKSQKKRVLTNEKSRLANKAFKSEIKTAIKKALNAKSNDEANKTELVNHAVSLVDKGLKKGIFKDNKAAREKSRLMSA from the coding sequence ATGGCAAATATTAAATCTCAAAAAAAACGTGTTTTAACTAATGAGAAATCTAGATTAGCAAACAAAGCTTTTAAATCAGAAATTAAAACAGCTATTAAAAAAGCTTTAAATGCAAAATCTAATGATGAAGCAAATAAAACTGAATTAGTTAATCATGCAGTAAGCTTAGTAGATAAAGGTTTAAAAAAAGGAATTTTTAAAGATAATAAAGCTGCTAGAGAAAAGTCACGCTTAATGAGTGCTTAG